One window from the genome of Longimicrobium terrae encodes:
- a CDS encoding TolC family protein, producing the protein MLSSYHAAGPRGPVRRRRAWPLPAIALLLPIALSAQETPATVALRQAVQRSNPQLSARRAGVESARTRAAASGFAPPAALSAEVEEVPGGIDLTGASVRVEVGREFLSAGRRDAARALAATDVRAAEASLTAAVSRLDAAVSRSLAAAAGWSAIARRLAGEDSLLAAAGEALTARFSVGEARYVDVLRLRTERLRVQGERAEALAGARAARVALIGLLGSIDDGDALVDAAVVEAGAAFAILPPPPDPDSLLARSAAVRSAQAGVDRARAGRVLAAADQRPRWSGAAGVQRFGAGGGGGGMVGATLGGSVTLPSTARRANRAGLAAADAEIAAAVSERAATVSSVRAELAAALGRYEAARTRLSAFDAALLRGAREEREAALASFRTGDLSLIELLDFERALARAETERLRGYLDAAGALADLHAAAGHDEPRTGGDHDQ; encoded by the coding sequence TTGCTATCGTCCTATCACGCGGCCGGCCCCCGGGGGCCGGTCCGCAGACGCCGCGCGTGGCCGCTGCCCGCCATCGCACTGCTGCTCCCCATCGCCCTCTCCGCGCAGGAGACGCCGGCGACCGTTGCGCTGCGCCAGGCAGTGCAGCGCTCCAACCCCCAGCTGTCCGCCCGCCGCGCCGGGGTTGAATCCGCGCGCACGCGTGCCGCGGCATCCGGCTTCGCCCCGCCCGCCGCGCTTTCCGCCGAAGTGGAGGAAGTACCCGGCGGCATCGACCTGACCGGGGCCTCCGTCCGCGTGGAAGTCGGGCGGGAGTTCCTGTCCGCCGGCCGCCGTGACGCGGCGCGCGCCCTTGCCGCCACGGACGTGCGCGCGGCGGAAGCGTCGCTCACCGCCGCCGTGTCGCGTCTGGACGCGGCCGTCTCGCGCTCCCTGGCCGCCGCCGCGGGATGGTCCGCCATCGCACGCCGGCTGGCGGGAGAAGATTCGCTGCTTGCGGCCGCCGGCGAGGCGCTCACCGCACGCTTTTCCGTGGGCGAAGCGCGCTACGTGGACGTCCTGCGGCTGCGCACCGAGCGGCTGCGCGTGCAGGGAGAGCGCGCGGAGGCGCTGGCCGGTGCCCGCGCCGCCCGCGTGGCCCTGATCGGACTGCTGGGTTCGATAGATGACGGCGATGCGCTGGTCGACGCGGCCGTGGTGGAAGCCGGGGCGGCGTTCGCCATCCTTCCGCCCCCGCCCGATCCCGATTCGCTGCTCGCCCGCTCGGCCGCCGTGCGGTCCGCGCAGGCGGGGGTGGATCGCGCCCGGGCGGGACGCGTGCTGGCCGCGGCCGACCAGCGCCCCCGCTGGTCCGGCGCCGCCGGCGTGCAGCGCTTCGGCGCGGGCGGCGGCGGAGGAGGGATGGTCGGCGCCACGCTGGGGGGATCGGTGACGCTCCCGTCCACCGCGCGCCGCGCGAACCGGGCGGGGCTCGCCGCGGCGGACGCGGAAATCGCGGCGGCCGTATCGGAGCGTGCCGCGACCGTGTCGTCGGTGAGGGCCGAACTCGCCGCGGCGCTCGGGCGCTACGAGGCCGCGCGCACCCGGCTGTCCGCCTTCGACGCGGCGCTGCTGCGCGGCGCGCGTGAGGAGCGCGAGGCGGCGCTGGCCTCCTTTCGCACGGGCGACCTCAGCCTGATCGAACTGCTGGACTTTGAGCGCGCCCTGGCCCGCGCGGAAACGGAGCGGCTGCGCGGCTATCTGGACGCCGCCGGCGCCCTGGCCGACCTCCATGCCGCCGCAGGTCACGACGAGCCCCGGACCGGAGGCGATCATGACCAATAG
- a CDS encoding NAD-dependent epimerase/dehydratase family protein, with protein MPGSGERHVIFGTGPAGSTLAELLASRGKQVRCVNRSGRASLPRGVEVVAGDVLDPMNARQLCRDAAVVYHCANVHYAQQVELMPRLASSITEAAARAGARLVVLDTLYVYGETHGAVMTEDTPMAAHTRKGRMRAELVAGYLEAQRAGRVRVSMGRAADFYGPRVLNSALGERVFPPALRGKPMQLVGNIDLPHSFGYIGDVARGLATLGERDEALGRAWLLPVAPPVSQRGMAEKIASQLGQPARVRTLPRLGARALGLFDSFMREFVEMFYQYTEPQVVDSSAFEQAFGYGATPVDEGLAATIEWYRRREQQ; from the coding sequence ATGCCCGGTTCGGGAGAGCGGCACGTGATATTCGGGACGGGGCCGGCGGGGAGCACGCTCGCCGAACTGCTCGCCAGCCGGGGCAAGCAGGTGCGCTGCGTAAACCGCAGCGGCAGGGCGTCGCTCCCCCGCGGGGTGGAGGTGGTTGCGGGCGACGTGCTGGACCCCATGAACGCGCGGCAGCTGTGCCGGGACGCCGCTGTCGTGTATCACTGCGCCAACGTGCACTACGCGCAGCAGGTGGAGCTGATGCCGCGCCTTGCGTCCAGCATCACCGAGGCGGCGGCGCGCGCGGGGGCCCGGCTGGTGGTGCTGGACACGCTGTACGTCTACGGCGAAACGCACGGCGCCGTGATGACGGAGGATACGCCGATGGCGGCGCACACCCGCAAGGGACGCATGCGCGCGGAGCTCGTGGCCGGCTACCTGGAGGCGCAACGCGCCGGCCGGGTGCGCGTGTCCATGGGGCGCGCGGCGGACTTCTACGGCCCGCGCGTGCTGAACTCGGCGCTGGGCGAGCGGGTGTTTCCCCCCGCGCTCAGGGGAAAGCCGATGCAGCTGGTGGGCAACATCGACCTGCCGCACAGCTTTGGCTACATCGGCGACGTGGCGCGCGGGCTGGCCACGCTGGGCGAGCGCGACGAAGCGCTGGGGCGCGCCTGGCTGCTCCCCGTGGCGCCGCCGGTGTCGCAGCGCGGGATGGCGGAAAAGATCGCGTCGCAGCTGGGCCAGCCGGCACGCGTGCGCACGCTGCCCAGGCTGGGCGCCCGCGCGCTGGGGCTGTTCGATTCGTTCATGCGCGAATTCGTGGAGATGTTCTACCAGTACACGGAGCCGCAGGTGGTGGATTCGTCCGCGTTCGAGCAGGCGTTCGGGTACGGCGCCACGCCGGTGGACGAGGGGCTGGCGGCAACCATCGAGTGGTATCGCCGCCGCGAGCAGCAGTGA
- a CDS encoding sensor histidine kinase: MTAPVPTTAPPGSTQDQARQTFLARAGETLAGSLDYATTLRAVAALAVQDFADACLIDILNEDGSAERLAVDHRDPALREKLEKLMAYPVQPARDPLSFQAMAAGQPKLIATVTDEELIEIAQDERHLALLRAMAPRSLILAPLVAREKLLGLLLLVSDGPDRVFSGEDLRLADELARRAALAVDNARLYANAQNAITARDQMLAVVSHDLRNPLGVVMMAASFLRELVPAENPQVKRQLDMIDRSAQQMNRMIEDLLDVARVDAGRLSVEPAPASPASLISEAVDLLRPLADDAGITLVAECDGALPRVLADRARVLQVFSNLGGNAVKFTPRGGRITLGATVDGETVRFHVADSGLGMPAEHLSHLFDRFWQASRNDRRGIGLGLAIVQGIVTQHGGRVWAESAPGEGSTFHFTLPLAPPAA; the protein is encoded by the coding sequence ATGACCGCACCCGTTCCCACCACCGCTCCGCCCGGCAGCACGCAGGATCAGGCGCGGCAGACATTTCTGGCGCGCGCGGGCGAAACTCTGGCCGGATCGCTGGATTACGCCACCACGCTGCGCGCCGTCGCCGCGCTCGCCGTGCAGGACTTTGCGGACGCGTGCCTCATCGACATCCTGAACGAGGACGGCTCGGCGGAGCGGCTGGCGGTGGACCACCGTGATCCCGCCCTGCGCGAAAAGCTGGAGAAGCTGATGGCGTATCCGGTGCAGCCGGCGCGCGATCCGCTTTCGTTCCAGGCGATGGCGGCGGGCCAGCCCAAGCTGATCGCCACCGTCACGGACGAGGAGTTGATTGAGATCGCGCAGGATGAGCGGCACCTGGCGCTTCTGCGGGCCATGGCGCCGCGCTCGCTGATTCTGGCCCCGCTGGTTGCGCGCGAAAAGCTGCTGGGCCTGCTGCTTCTGGTTTCCGATGGGCCGGACCGCGTGTTTTCCGGCGAGGACCTGCGCCTGGCGGACGAACTCGCGCGCCGCGCCGCCCTCGCGGTGGACAACGCGCGGCTGTACGCCAACGCGCAGAACGCCATCACCGCGCGTGACCAGATGCTGGCCGTGGTCTCCCACGATCTCCGCAACCCGCTGGGCGTGGTGATGATGGCCGCGTCGTTCCTGCGCGAACTCGTCCCGGCGGAGAACCCGCAGGTCAAGCGGCAGCTGGACATGATCGACCGCTCGGCGCAGCAGATGAACCGCATGATCGAGGACCTGCTGGACGTGGCGCGCGTGGACGCGGGCCGCCTTTCGGTGGAGCCGGCGCCCGCCTCGCCCGCGTCGCTGATCAGCGAAGCCGTGGACCTGCTGCGCCCGCTGGCGGACGACGCGGGAATCACGCTGGTGGCGGAATGTGATGGTGCGCTGCCGCGCGTGCTGGCGGACCGCGCGCGCGTCCTGCAGGTGTTCAGCAATCTGGGCGGCAACGCGGTCAAGTTTACGCCGCGCGGCGGGCGCATCACGCTCGGCGCCACGGTGGATGGGGAGACGGTGCGCTTTCACGTGGCGGATTCCGGGCTGGGGATGCCCGCCGAGCACCTGTCCCACCTGTTCGACCGCTTCTGGCAGGCCAGCCGCAACGACCGCCGGGGCATCGGCCTGGGGCTGGCGATCGTGCAGGGGATCGTGACGCAGCACGGCGGCCGCGTCTGGGCCGAGAGCGCGCCCGGCGAGGGCAGCACCTTCCACTTCACCCTCCCCCTCGCCCCGCCCGCCGCCTGA
- a CDS encoding nuclease A inhibitor family protein, which translates to MTETPDVSALRTELESAAQGLPYVSEADYPFDFVSYPGTAADLAPERIGAVVGRPGEEAREVTLERFFQHHIENVDPNDPVGVAAAGRYQALRDHLRERMPDVRVFRIGAPQVECYLIGTAGGGLAGLHTTAIET; encoded by the coding sequence ATGACCGAAACGCCCGACGTGTCCGCCCTGCGCACCGAGCTGGAGAGCGCCGCCCAGGGGCTGCCGTATGTGTCCGAAGCCGACTACCCGTTCGACTTCGTTTCCTACCCCGGCACGGCCGCGGACTTGGCGCCGGAGCGCATCGGGGCGGTGGTGGGCAGGCCCGGCGAGGAGGCGCGCGAGGTCACGCTGGAGCGCTTCTTTCAGCACCACATCGAGAACGTGGATCCCAACGATCCGGTCGGCGTTGCCGCGGCGGGCCGCTACCAGGCGCTGCGCGACCATCTGCGCGAGCGCATGCCCGACGTGCGCGTGTTTCGCATCGGCGCGCCGCAGGTGGAGTGCTACCTGATCGGCACGGCGGGCGGCGGCCTCGCGGGCCTGCACACGACCGCGATCGAGACCTGA
- a CDS encoding DNA/RNA non-specific endonuclease yields MSGTFPRAAVRRSWLAAALMLSAAACTDQPTATTPVPATDGAAPSELLSCRVTVSSGVMSCTSPTGGAEGGPSRTVYGGQNSLMRLTSTNLQNVGGTFQFDVTVTNLLTDQAIGTRDGVTAHPQGVRVFLVSEPSVTGGTGSVSVANATGDSTITAPDQPYFQYNGVLAPNATSPAKRWSFALNGAVESFSFQVMLSTEAQARLVISELLANPAAVADADGEYVEVYNAGRFPVNLRGFNVRDNANVVDTIKTDVMVERGGYAVLARLTDRTRNGNVDADYSYTTVVGPTATSLTFSNSGADRFVIKSGAGVTLDSVAYTSTSIVAKNGIARELVNLTADNTLVDGANWADATQNFSTTDRGTPGFARGGTGGGTVGDTTTTPVGPVTTVAVSPSNATLNPGGTQQYTATGRDSGGRTASTTFTWSSTSTSVATVSASGLVTAVANGTTTIRATSANGVIGSATLTVATASTGTASYLNHLEFGVPVDADSSNDIRLNKPQFALSYNAARGGPNWVSWDLNASHFGGADRCDCFMADSTLPAGTRLITTSDYTGSGYSRGHMVMSTQRTVNQFENATTFRMTNILPQIQDMNGGPWLKFENYNNDLARVNNKEVYNIAGGVYTANPATLNNAGKVAIPTHTWKIIVVMNRGEGLANVTSASSIQVIAVIMPNQAGIQNNDWPQYRTSVDNIEALTGYNFLSLLPDAIENAVEASAN; encoded by the coding sequence TTGTCTGGTACCTTTCCGCGCGCCGCCGTGCGGCGCAGCTGGCTGGCCGCGGCCCTGATGCTTTCCGCGGCGGCCTGTACTGATCAGCCGACCGCCACCACGCCCGTTCCCGCCACGGACGGCGCCGCGCCGAGCGAACTGCTCTCGTGCCGCGTCACCGTGAGCAGCGGCGTGATGTCCTGCACGTCGCCCACCGGCGGCGCGGAGGGCGGACCGTCTCGCACCGTGTACGGCGGGCAGAACAGCCTGATGCGGCTTACGTCCACCAACCTGCAGAACGTGGGCGGCACCTTTCAGTTCGACGTCACCGTCACCAACCTGCTCACGGACCAGGCCATCGGCACCCGCGACGGCGTGACGGCCCACCCGCAGGGCGTGCGCGTCTTTCTCGTGTCCGAGCCCAGCGTCACGGGCGGCACCGGGTCGGTTTCGGTGGCCAACGCCACCGGCGACTCCACCATCACCGCGCCGGACCAGCCCTACTTCCAGTACAACGGCGTGCTCGCGCCGAATGCTACCTCGCCGGCCAAGCGCTGGAGCTTCGCGCTGAACGGGGCGGTGGAAAGCTTCTCGTTCCAGGTGATGCTTTCCACCGAAGCGCAGGCCAGGCTGGTCATCAGCGAGCTGCTGGCCAACCCCGCCGCCGTGGCGGACGCGGACGGCGAGTACGTGGAAGTGTACAACGCGGGCCGCTTTCCGGTGAACCTGCGCGGCTTCAACGTGCGTGACAACGCCAACGTCGTCGACACCATCAAGACCGACGTGATGGTGGAGCGCGGCGGCTACGCGGTGCTGGCCCGCCTTACCGACCGCACCCGCAACGGCAACGTGGACGCGGACTACTCGTACACCACGGTCGTCGGCCCCACGGCCACCAGCCTCACCTTCAGCAACAGCGGCGCGGACCGGTTCGTCATCAAGTCCGGCGCGGGTGTGACGCTGGACTCGGTGGCGTACACCAGCACCAGCATCGTGGCCAAGAACGGCATCGCCCGCGAGCTGGTGAACCTGACGGCCGACAACACCCTGGTGGACGGCGCCAACTGGGCCGACGCCACGCAGAACTTCAGCACCACCGACCGCGGCACCCCCGGTTTTGCCCGCGGCGGCACGGGCGGCGGCACGGTGGGCGACACCACCACCACGCCGGTGGGCCCGGTGACGACGGTCGCGGTTTCGCCGTCCAACGCCACCCTGAACCCCGGCGGGACGCAGCAGTACACCGCCACGGGGCGCGACTCCGGCGGCCGCACGGCCAGCACCACGTTCACGTGGAGCAGCACCAGCACGTCGGTGGCCACGGTGAGCGCCAGCGGCCTGGTGACGGCCGTCGCCAACGGCACCACCACCATCCGCGCCACCTCGGCCAACGGCGTCATCGGCAGCGCGACGCTCACGGTGGCCACGGCCAGCACGGGCACCGCCAGCTACCTGAACCACCTGGAGTTCGGCGTTCCGGTGGACGCGGACAGCAGCAACGACATCCGCCTGAACAAGCCGCAGTTCGCGCTGTCGTACAACGCGGCGCGCGGCGGGCCCAACTGGGTGAGCTGGGACCTGAACGCCTCGCACTTCGGCGGCGCGGACCGCTGCGACTGCTTCATGGCCGATTCCACGCTGCCGGCCGGCACGCGGCTGATCACCACGTCCGACTACACGGGCAGCGGATACAGCCGCGGCCACATGGTGATGAGCACGCAGCGCACGGTCAATCAGTTCGAGAACGCCACCACGTTCCGCATGACCAACATCCTGCCGCAGATCCAGGACATGAACGGCGGCCCGTGGCTCAAGTTCGAGAACTACAACAACGACCTTGCGCGGGTGAACAACAAGGAAGTGTACAACATCGCGGGCGGCGTCTACACCGCCAATCCCGCGACGCTGAACAACGCGGGCAAGGTGGCCATCCCCACGCACACCTGGAAGATCATCGTGGTGATGAACCGCGGCGAAGGCCTGGCCAACGTCACCAGCGCCAGCTCCATCCAGGTGATCGCGGTGATCATGCCCAACCAGGCCGGCATTCAGAACAACGACTGGCCGCAGTACCGCACTTCGGTGGACAACATCGAAGCGCTGACGGGCTACAACTTCCTGTCGCTGCTGCCGGACGCCATCGAGAACGCGGTGGAAGCGTCGGCCAACTGA
- a CDS encoding hybrid sensor histidine kinase/response regulator: protein MAPPVPSRALEFRSALAYLPARAALVYLAVGAVWIIASDRGIAAVTSNADRAMHFQTAKGWAFVLVTAAALYWVLTHNVRRVLQAEAARRGETALLEAVITGTTDAVFVKDLDGRYVLVNEAGAAAAGRTREQLLGSTDADLFPAPDAAAIRANDEHVRAGGQAVTFSETLDVGGEERTFLATKGVVRGPDGAITGIMGISRDITDQQRLEERSRQSQKMEAIGRLAGGVAHDFNNMLVAIGGNADLLLMDLPAGGTTRELATEIREASDRAAELTRRLLAFSRQQAVQPQMLRLADVVTGMQPMIERLLGGGIRMVTRAPAGTGRTLADRSLVEQIILNLAVNARDAMPDGGTLTLEVGTAELTGAAFGAAGAAVVRCAVLELADTGCGMDEETRSRIFEPFFTTKEQGWGTGLGLATVYGAVQQSGGLIEVESEPGRGSRFRVFLPEAAIGEPEPATDARPGDGPRSGARGAGRECTLLVVEDDSAVRRFVAMVLRKAGYEIVQAVDGQAALDAMARAGRIDLVLTDVVMPVMGGRALAARLRATHPGLPVLFMSGFQPETEREGANEWGPTLQKPFSVEELESAVEFALDRAATLRRLS from the coding sequence ATGGCTCCACCCGTCCCGTCTCGCGCACTGGAGTTCCGCTCGGCGCTGGCCTACCTGCCCGCGCGGGCCGCGCTCGTGTACCTGGCGGTGGGCGCCGTGTGGATCATCGCCAGCGACCGCGGGATCGCCGCGGTGACGTCCAACGCCGACCGCGCCATGCACTTTCAGACCGCCAAGGGGTGGGCGTTCGTGCTGGTGACGGCGGCGGCGCTGTACTGGGTGCTCACGCACAACGTCCGCCGCGTGCTGCAGGCCGAGGCCGCGCGCCGCGGCGAAACCGCCCTGCTGGAAGCCGTCATCACGGGCACCACCGACGCGGTGTTCGTCAAGGACCTGGACGGGCGGTACGTGCTGGTGAACGAGGCTGGCGCCGCGGCCGCGGGACGCACCCGCGAGCAGCTTCTGGGCAGCACCGACGCCGACCTCTTCCCCGCCCCGGACGCCGCCGCCATCCGCGCCAACGACGAACACGTGCGGGCCGGAGGGCAGGCCGTCACCTTCTCCGAAACGCTGGACGTGGGCGGCGAAGAACGGACCTTTCTGGCCACCAAGGGCGTGGTGCGCGGGCCGGACGGCGCCATCACCGGAATCATGGGAATCTCCCGCGACATCACCGACCAGCAACGGCTGGAAGAGCGCTCGCGGCAGAGCCAGAAGATGGAGGCCATCGGCCGGCTGGCGGGCGGGGTGGCGCACGACTTCAACAACATGCTGGTGGCCATCGGCGGCAACGCCGACCTGCTGCTGATGGACCTTCCCGCCGGGGGGACCACGCGCGAACTGGCCACCGAAATCCGCGAGGCCTCGGACCGCGCGGCGGAGCTCACGCGCCGGCTGCTGGCCTTCAGCCGGCAGCAGGCGGTGCAGCCGCAGATGCTGCGGCTGGCCGACGTGGTCACGGGAATGCAGCCCATGATCGAACGGCTGCTGGGTGGCGGAATCCGGATGGTGACGCGCGCGCCGGCGGGGACGGGGCGCACGCTGGCGGACCGTTCGCTGGTGGAGCAGATCATTCTGAACCTGGCCGTCAACGCCCGCGACGCCATGCCCGACGGCGGCACGTTGACGCTGGAGGTGGGGACGGCGGAGCTGACCGGGGCCGCGTTCGGCGCGGCGGGGGCGGCGGTGGTGCGCTGCGCCGTGCTGGAGCTGGCGGATACCGGATGCGGCATGGACGAGGAAACCCGCTCGCGGATCTTTGAGCCGTTCTTTACCACCAAGGAGCAGGGCTGGGGCACCGGGCTGGGGCTTGCGACCGTGTACGGCGCCGTGCAGCAGAGCGGCGGCTTGATCGAGGTGGAAAGCGAACCCGGCCGCGGCTCGCGCTTCCGCGTCTTTCTTCCCGAAGCCGCCATCGGGGAGCCGGAACCGGCCACGGACGCGCGCCCGGGGGACGGACCGCGGTCCGGGGCGCGCGGCGCCGGGCGGGAGTGCACGCTGCTGGTGGTGGAGGACGACAGCGCCGTGCGCCGCTTTGTGGCGATGGTGCTGCGCAAGGCGGGATACGAGATCGTGCAGGCGGTGGACGGGCAGGCGGCGCTGGACGCCATGGCGCGCGCGGGCCGGATCGACCTGGTGCTGACGGACGTGGTGATGCCGGTGATGGGTGGCCGCGCACTGGCCGCCCGGCTGCGGGCCACGCACCCCGGGCTTCCCGTGCTGTTCATGTCCGGATTCCAGCCGGAGACGGAGCGCGAGGGCGCGAACGAGTGGGGCCCGACGCTGCAGAAGCCCTTTTCCGTGGAAGAACTGGAATCCGCCGTGGAGTTCGCGCTGGACCGCGCCGCCACCCTGCGCCGCCTTTCCTGA
- a CDS encoding sensor protein KdpD, which produces MQESTSPFRDPERPAGPGVFKLYMGSFAGVGKTYRMLQEAHELRARGVDVVAGFVETHGRAETAALAEGLEVIPRRRVEYRGVVLEEMDVDSVLARRPRVALVDELAHTNVPGSRNARRWRDVMELLDAGISVISALNVQHLESLTRTVAETLGVTVRETVPDWVVARADQVVNIDIPAEELRQRLMDGKVYAAERIPAALANFFTPQNLTTLRELALREVASSVDRLRTGIVSRDEGAPRSADRVLVAMSSRPPHTDVLLQKATRLAGRLNTDWYCVYVQTPDEAADRIDAAVQRQLVQNIQTAQRMGAEIVKLQGADVAQAIIRFAREKGVAMIIVGQTHRSRLHRALRGSVIERLIGAAGIDVLVVSLADEAGR; this is translated from the coding sequence ATGCAGGAAAGCACCTCCCCGTTCCGCGACCCGGAGCGCCCCGCGGGACCGGGCGTCTTCAAGCTCTACATGGGCTCGTTCGCCGGCGTGGGCAAGACGTATCGCATGCTGCAGGAAGCGCATGAGCTGCGCGCCCGCGGCGTGGACGTGGTGGCCGGCTTCGTGGAGACGCACGGGCGCGCGGAAACGGCGGCGCTGGCGGAGGGGCTGGAGGTCATTCCCCGCCGCCGCGTGGAGTACCGCGGCGTGGTGCTGGAGGAGATGGACGTGGACTCCGTGCTGGCCCGCCGCCCGCGCGTGGCGCTGGTGGATGAACTGGCGCACACCAACGTCCCCGGGTCGCGGAACGCGCGGCGGTGGCGGGATGTCATGGAACTGCTGGACGCGGGGATCAGCGTAATTTCCGCCCTTAACGTGCAGCACCTGGAATCGCTCACCCGCACCGTCGCCGAGACCCTTGGCGTCACCGTGCGGGAGACGGTGCCGGACTGGGTCGTCGCGCGGGCGGACCAGGTGGTCAACATCGACATCCCCGCGGAGGAGCTGCGCCAGCGGCTGATGGACGGCAAGGTGTACGCGGCGGAGCGCATCCCCGCCGCGCTGGCCAACTTCTTCACCCCGCAGAACCTGACGACGCTGCGCGAACTGGCACTGCGCGAGGTGGCCAGCAGCGTCGACCGGCTGCGGACGGGGATCGTGAGCCGCGACGAGGGCGCGCCCCGCTCGGCGGACCGCGTGCTGGTGGCCATGAGCAGCCGCCCGCCGCACACCGACGTGCTCCTGCAGAAGGCGACACGGCTGGCCGGACGGCTCAACACGGACTGGTACTGCGTCTACGTGCAGACGCCCGACGAAGCGGCGGACCGTATCGACGCCGCCGTGCAGCGGCAGCTGGTGCAGAACATCCAGACGGCGCAGCGAATGGGGGCGGAGATCGTGAAGCTGCAGGGCGCGGACGTGGCGCAGGCCATCATCCGCTTTGCCAGAGAAAAAGGCGTGGCGATGATCATCGTGGGGCAGACGCACCGTTCCCGCCTGCACCGCGCACTCCGCGGGTCCGTCATCGAGCGGCTGATCGGCGCGGCGGGGATCGACGTGCTGGTCGTTTCCCTCGCGGACGAGGCCGGCCGATGA
- a CDS encoding outer membrane beta-barrel protein — MKNLIFPACAAALAFPALLAAQPAPADTAARITVGAFVDGYYGYDFARPRSHDRAFTTQAARHDEFAINLAHVEVRYAAPTVRGRLALQAGTSVQFNYAGEPDEIAGSQPNYLPLIQEATLGVQVAPSVWIDGGIMFSHIGSESWISIDNPNYTRSLPAEFSPYYETGVRATWQARSNLTAQINVVNGWQIISETNHDKGAGIRVDWLPVAPLTLSYSNYVGRDAAAATGEMDLRVLHDVSARWAADDRALLVGTVDFGSQDGANWIAGSLAGRYRLTPAVAVNGRIERLDDEDGVVAATGLDDAPGLVTNGASVGVDVTRGAAVWRTELRSLFGADGRPFPARGEDDGRANSSTLLVTSLSLRI, encoded by the coding sequence ATGAAGAACCTGATCTTTCCCGCCTGCGCCGCTGCGCTCGCCTTTCCCGCCCTGCTCGCCGCGCAGCCGGCCCCCGCCGACACCGCAGCGCGCATCACCGTGGGCGCATTCGTGGACGGCTACTACGGATACGACTTCGCGCGGCCGCGCTCGCACGACCGCGCGTTCACCACCCAGGCCGCGCGCCACGACGAGTTCGCCATCAATCTGGCGCACGTGGAAGTCCGCTACGCCGCGCCCACGGTGCGCGGGCGGCTGGCGCTGCAGGCCGGCACCAGCGTGCAGTTCAACTACGCGGGCGAGCCGGATGAGATCGCCGGCAGCCAGCCCAACTACCTGCCGCTTATCCAGGAAGCCACGCTGGGCGTGCAGGTGGCGCCTTCCGTGTGGATCGACGGCGGAATCATGTTCTCGCACATCGGCAGCGAGAGCTGGATTTCCATCGACAATCCCAACTACACCCGCTCTCTCCCCGCCGAGTTCAGCCCGTACTACGAGACTGGAGTGCGCGCCACCTGGCAGGCGCGCTCCAACCTGACCGCGCAGATCAACGTCGTAAACGGTTGGCAGATCATCTCCGAAACCAACCACGACAAGGGCGCCGGCATCCGCGTGGACTGGCTCCCCGTGGCGCCGCTCACACTCTCCTACTCCAACTACGTCGGGCGCGACGCCGCGGCAGCCACGGGAGAGATGGACCTCCGCGTGCTGCACGACGTAAGCGCGCGATGGGCGGCAGATGATCGCGCGCTGCTGGTGGGCACGGTGGATTTCGGGAGCCAGGATGGCGCCAACTGGATCGCCGGATCGCTCGCCGGCCGCTACCGGCTGACGCCGGCGGTGGCGGTGAACGGAAGGATCGAGCGGCTGGACGACGAGGACGGCGTGGTCGCCGCGACGGGGTTGGACGACGCGCCGGGGCTGGTGACCAACGGCGCGTCCGTGGGCGTGGACGTCACGCGCGGCGCGGCCGTGTGGAGGACGGAACTGCGCTCGCTCTTCGGTGCGGACGGCCGCCCCTTTCCCGCCCGCGGCGAGGATGACGGGCGGGCGAATTCGTCCACGCTGCTGGTGACCTCGCTGTCGCTCCGCATCTGA
- the kdpC gene encoding potassium-transporting ATPase subunit KdpC codes for MIRNQIRPALTATFVLMVITGALYPAAVTGLAQLLFPRQANGSLVRVDGRVVGSELIAQGFTGAAYFHPRPSAAGEGWDAAASGGSNRGPTDRRLADTLIASEVERAVAEEGAVRGRVPADMATRSASGLDPHVSPANAALQAGRVARARGVDPARIRTLVDAHTEGRTLGLLGEPRVNVLMLNLALDRELGHPGTRSFPARA; via the coding sequence ATGATCCGGAACCAGATCCGCCCCGCCCTTACCGCCACGTTCGTACTGATGGTGATCACGGGCGCGCTGTACCCCGCGGCCGTCACCGGGCTGGCGCAGCTCCTCTTTCCGCGGCAGGCCAACGGCTCGCTGGTGCGCGTGGACGGGCGCGTGGTGGGGAGCGAACTGATCGCGCAGGGCTTCACCGGCGCGGCGTACTTCCACCCCCGCCCGTCCGCGGCGGGAGAGGGATGGGATGCGGCGGCGTCCGGCGGCAGCAACCGCGGGCCCACCGACCGGCGCCTGGCCGACACCCTGATCGCGAGTGAGGTGGAGCGCGCCGTGGCGGAAGAGGGGGCGGTGCGCGGGCGCGTTCCCGCTGACATGGCGACGCGGTCCGCGTCCGGGCTGGACCCGCACGTGTCCCCGGCCAACGCCGCGCTGCAGGCCGGGCGCGTGGCCCGCGCCCGCGGCGTGGACCCGGCGCGCATCCGCACGCTGGTGGATGCGCACACGGAGGGCCGCACGCTGGGGCTGCTGGGCGAGCCGCGCGTGAACGTGCTGATGCTGAACCTTGCGCTGGACCGCGAGCTGGGGCACCCGGGAACGCGTTCCTTCCCCGCCAGGGCGTGA